Proteins from a genomic interval of Yarrowia lipolytica chromosome 1E, complete sequence:
- a CDS encoding uncharacterized protein (Compare to YALI0E18942g, similar to Saccharomyces cerevisiae SEC59 (YMR013C); ancestral locus Anc_2.560, some similarities with uniprot|P20048 Saccharomyces cerevisiae YMR013c SEC59 dolichol kinase), with protein MDSSTVTQSEVSELSFAGDQVSSGVESGLEADHSEGHESEKNGLNEIRHRNTKPWPQLVNPNTKQFKHGRTRSRGSLGTLDRPELTPVETSQQKTRNVIEVFLVVLPAAIAIYHERDIDLTDPKYTTLVLSLQVWVAGLAISLSYCYNSGIFVANTLYLALIPPLVAYTTNKASTTLLSVNLCLAACTLPYPTMVWDKFLDFNIVGPTLALEYVTPPFRTLKSTYDYVEQAVSSLTQESLTEVEKRLLSSLVVNVVCMHLFRDPSPESIVLQCLFLGSVFCIFPTYPWVERSIAIMRTPRHRRPLHWEKTLTKLSVAILGTFFVLMIILTVPVCTHLLGVTPFEFMWLYLNPNEETGVDHTRLYMMAYWALFVAAIPVIDKIGNKFKFSTDIRRKIWHFCIVGMFLPCGVNTDSTFTMLAMGCTFVLFIWVEFIRATALYPIGSQIHEALLAYVDERDTVGPLVVSHVYLMLGIFLPILFHKSPIGIVCLGLGDSSASIVGRRIGTIKWFDTKKSVQGTLAFIFMASAGIYFCQQLIPGYTHSVISDMPLSKIVATTTATALLEANSDINDNVVVPVYMYLMAEVLTK; from the coding sequence ATGGACTCGAGCACCGTCACCCAGTCGGAGGTCTCCGAGCTGTCGTTTGCAGGAGACCAGGTCTCTTCGGGAGTCGAATCAGGCCTGGAAGCTGACCACTCCGAGGGCCACGAGTCGGAAAAGAACGGTCTCAACGAGATCCGACATAGAAACACAAAGCCATGGCCCCAGCTCGTCAACCCCAACACCAAGCAGTTCAAACATGGACGAACCCGGTCCAGAGGCTCCCTCGGTACCCTTGATAGACCCGAGCTAACCCCTGTGGAAACCTCGCAGCAAAAAACCCGAAACGTCATAGAAGTATTCCTGGTGGTGCTTCCGGCAGCTATCGCCATCTACCACGAACGAGATATCGATCTCACAGACCCCAAATACACCACTCTGGTTCTCTCTCTGCAAGTCTGGGTAGCTGGCCTGGCCATCTCTCTCAGTTACTGCTACAACAGTGGTATTTTCGTCGCCAACACCCTCTACTTGGCCTTGATTCCGCCCCTCGTTGCCTACACCACAAACAAGGCATCCACAACACTGCTCTCGGTCAACCTGTGCCTCGCAGCATGCACCCTGCCTTACCCAACTATGGTCTGGGACAAATTTCTGGACTTCAACATTGTGGGTCCCACTCTGGCTCTCGAGTATGTGACCCCTCCGTTTCGAACCCTCAAGTCAACGTATGACTACGTGGAACAGGCCGTGTCGTCCTTGACCCAGGAGTCGCTCACAGAGGTCGAAAAGAGACTGCTTTCGTCTCTGGTGGTCAACGTGGTCTGCATGCATCTCTTCCGAGACCCCTCGCCCGAATCCATTGTGTTGCAATGTCTCTTTCTGGGCTCGGTCTTCTGTATTTTTCCTACATACCCCTGGGTCGAGCGATCTATCGCCATCATGCGTACCCCGAGACACAGAAGACCCTTGCATTGGGAAAAGACGCTCACCAAACTCAGCGTGGCCATTCTCGGCACCTTTTTCGTGCTCATGATCATACTGACTGTGCCAGTCTGCACGCATCTGCTTGGAGTCACCCCCTTTGAATTCATGTGGCTGTATCTCAACCCCAACGAAGAAACCGGAGTGGACCACACCCGGCTGTACATGATGGCTTACTGGGCGTTGTTTGTGGCGGCCATTCCCGTCATTGACAAGATTGGcaacaagttcaagttcTCGACCGATATTAGACGGAAAATCTGGCACTTTTGCATCGTGGGCATGTTCCTGCCCTGCGGAGTCAACACAGATAGCACCTTTACCATGCTAGCCATGGGCTGTACATTTGTGCTCTTCATATGGGTCGAGTTCATTAGAGCTACTGCTCTTTACCCCATTGGATCCCAGATCCATGAAGCTCTTCTCGCGTATGTGGACGAGCGAGACACTGTTGGACCCCTAGTGGTATCTCACGTCTACCTGATGCTTGGAATATTTCTGCCGATTCTGTTCCACAAGTCTCCAATTGGAATCGTGTGTCTGGGACTGGGAGACAGCTCTGCATCTATCGTTGGACGACGCATCGGAACCATCAAGTGGTTCGACACCAAGAAGTCTGTCCAGGGAACTCTTGCATTCATCTTTATGGCCTCGGCTGGAATCTACTTCTGCCAACAGCTCATTCCAGGATACACCCACTCTGTCATTAGTGACATGCCTCTGTCTAAGATTGttgccaccaccaccgccactGCCTTGCTGGAGGCGAACTCGGACATTAATGACAATGTGGTTGTTCCCGTCTACATGTACCTGATGGCGGAGGTTTTGACCAAGTAG
- a CDS encoding uncharacterized protein (Compare to YALI0E18920g, no similarity), translated as METENKKENLFDAIQHYGPSDAAENLLHWLHLPSAQLAGLITLTGAPRSGKTTALYELCRVCLPFDTPGGENKTVLVLDLDSSWTKNNVINYFVLDQSTGLGENVLASYIRQNLVIVKTTFDQLATELQSDTIIGHIEKSNNSSKIRYVIVDSFSTGLNGPPDAHKKAAYDATIVKIVHNALETQKILQIHIAFTFLYTTFTDLPEDDKTPLKPDEIMSRLPYIIPELASVIIALIFFDKIKQQVEIWTLSGIVRRQYWNFASDQKEEEDTCELFDFETSDEESEELSTCLSQRVCI; from the coding sequence ATGGAAACGGAaaacaagaaggaaaacTTGTTCGACGCCATTCAGCATTACGGTCCGTCTGATGCGGCAGAAAACTTGTTACACTGGCTGCACTTGCCATCAGCACAGCTTGCAGGGCTGATCACTCTGACCGGAGCTCCAAGATCAGGCAAAACCACGGCGCTGTACGAGCTGTGCCGTGTGTGTTTGCCATTCGACACTCCAGGAGGCGAGAACAAGAcggttctggttctggatctcgacAGCTCATGGACGAAAAACAACGTCATCAACTACTTTGTGCTGGATCAATCCACTGGTCTGGGTGAAAATGTGCTTGCCAGTTATATTCGCCAGAACCTCGTGATTGTGAAAACCACCTTCGACCAGCTCGCCACCGAGCTGCAATCAGACACAATCATCGGACACATTGAAAAGTCAAACAACAGCTCGAAAATCAGATACGTGATCGTGGACTCTTTCTCCACCGGGCTGAATGGACCTCCTGACGCTCATAAGAAGGCTGCCTACGACGCCACCATCGTGAAAATCGTTCACAATGCTCTGGAAACACAAAAGATTCTTCAGATCCATATTGCATTCACGTTTCTGTACACCACCTTCACAGATCTCCCCGAAGACGACAAGACTCCCCTAAAACCAGACGAGATCATGTCTCGACTCCCGTACATCATTCCCGAGCTGGCCTCGGTCATCATTGCATTAATCTTCTTCGACAAGATCAAACAACAGGTGGAAATCTGGACGCTTTCGGGAATCGTCCGTCGTCAATACTGGAACTTTGCCAGTGACCAgaaagaggaagaagacacCTGTGAGCTCTTTGATTTCGAGACCAGTGATGAAGAATCTGAAGAGCTTAGCACGTGTTTGTCGCAGCGGGTTTGCATTTGA
- a CDS encoding uncharacterized protein (Compare to YALI0E18964g, similar to uniprot|P33333 Saccharomyces cerevisiae YDL052c SLC1 fatty acyltransferase), which produces MNSWIYVAVIAVAAVLIARMSVASKLVFYVRAAIAVVIFAACATYGVLASTILTAIGKQGLAQWTVARAFYYSVRIFLGISIKLRSRQVTGTAGLDASKIQVANTTKPIDDITKHLPRPCILISNHQNEMDILVLGRIFPQYCSVTAKKALKWYPLLGQFMALSGTIFLDRKDRTKSVQTLGGAVKTIQSGNGGKGQSVFMFPEGTRSYSKDVGIMPFKKGCFHLAVQSGAPIVPVVVQNTSRMFSFGRGKLDAGEILVDVLSPIETKGLDASNVDALMATTYKAMCETADQIGYAGQKTQ; this is translated from the coding sequence ATGAACAGTTGGATATATGTCGCTGTGATTGCAGTTGCTGCCGTTCTCATTGCCCGAATGTCCGTTGCATCCAAGCTCGTCTTCTACGTCCGCGCCGCCATCGCCGTGGTCATCTTTGCCGCCTGTGCCACCTACGGCGTGCTGGCGTCCACCATTCTCACCGCCATCGGCAAGCAGGGCCTGGCCCAATGGACCGTTGCCAGAGCCTTCTACTACTCGGTGCGCATCTTCCTGGGTATCAGCATCAAGCTGCGTAGCCGGCAGGTGACCGGAACCGCCGGTCTGGATGCCTCCAAGATCCAGGtcgccaacaccaccaagcCCATTGACGACATCACCAAACACCTGCCCCGACCATGCATTCTGATTTCCAACCACCAGAACGAAATGGACATTCTGGTGCTCGGTCGCATCTTCCCCCAGTACTGCTCCGTCACCGCCAAAAAGGCCCTCAAGTGGTACCCTCTGCTGGGCCAGTTCATGGCGCTGTCCGGCACCATCTTCCTGGACCGAAAGGACCGAACCAAGTCCGTGCAGACCCTCGGCGGCGCCGTCAAGACCATCCAGAGCGGCAACGGAGGCAAGGGCCAGAGCGTCTTCATGTTCCCCGAGGGAACCCGATCCTACTCCAAGGACGTCGGCATCATGCCCTTCAAGAAGGGCTGTTTCCACCTGGCGGTCCAGTCGGGCGCTCCCATTGTCCCCGTGGTGGTCCAGAACACCTCCCGAATGTTTTCTTTCGGCCGAGGCAAGCTGGACGCCGGAGAGATCCTTGTCGACGTCCTGAGCCCCATTGAGACCAAGGGTCTGGACGCCAGCAACGTCGACGCTCTCATGGCCACCACTTATAAGGCCATGTGCGAGACTGCCGACCAGATTGGCTACGCTGGCCAGAAGACTCAGTAG